Proteins encoded by one window of Danaus plexippus chromosome Z, MEX_DaPlex, whole genome shotgun sequence:
- the LOC133319898 gene encoding required for meiotic nuclear division protein 1 homolog isoform X1, giving the protein MSVLITKIFTSSLRCISARTVICNTFGDSVPVINKFLFNKNDIFRIRQQVSRSYSNDTILPTSMALDNTSLPLKKKTVHKKTLLEDVSHKEGHYLTLAYATANNYDLKALREGLVNQKLYEPETLKSQDLGDVVVAHAVYSIGHEPREIIFFREGAVVFWNCTELEANNVLDFVRPFEMGSYPNEVVNKEREVMTYDLKISCSFPLWFVSWVSFSLSVTSCAWSQTCWIHWTSTGKRKGSSASTHTQSHTSPYQDVHGC; this is encoded by the exons ATGAGTGTGTtgataactaaaatttttacgtCGTCTTTGAGGTGTATATCTGCTAGAACAgttatttgtaatacatttGGCGATTCTGTACcagtgataaataaatttcttttcaataaaaatgatatttttcgcATTAGACAACAAGTTTCTCGAAGCTATTCTAATGACACGATACTACCAACGTCTATGGCTTTGGACAATACAAGTTTGCcattgaaaaagaaaactgtccacaaaaaaacattactcgAAGATGTGTCGCACAAAGAAGGCcattatttaactttagcATACGCCACAGCAAATAATTACGATTTGAAAGCTTTAAGAGAAGGACTGGTTAATCAGAAGTTATATGAACCAGAAAC tttaaaatcCCAAGATCTAGGTGATGTGGTGGTCGCCCATGCTGTTTATTCTATTGGACATGAACCGCGTGAGATCATATTCTTCCGCGAAGGTGCTGTCGTATTTTGGAATTGTACAGAACTTGAAGCTAATAATGTTCTAGATTTTGTCAGGCC ATTTGAAATGGGGAGCTACCCAAACGAAGTAGTCAACAAGGAAAGAGAAGTGATGACATATGATCTTAAGATTTCATGCAGCTTCCCAtt GTGGTTCGTAAGCTGGGTGAGCTTTTCTCTCTCCGTCACCAGCTGTGCTTGGAGTCAGACCTGTTGGATACACTGGACTTCTACTGGGAAGAGGAAAGGCTCGAGCGCCTCTACTCACACACAGTCGCATACTTCACCATACCAAGACGTACACGG GTGTTGA
- the LOC133320000 gene encoding uncharacterized protein LOC133320000 — protein sequence MTLKSQDLGDVVVAHAVYSIGHEPREIIFFREGAVVFWNCTELEANNVLDFVRPFEMGSYPNEVVNKEREVMTYDLKISCSFPLWFVSWVSFSLSVTSCAWSQTCWIHWTSTGKRKGSSASTHTQSHTSPYQDVHGC from the exons tttaaaatcCCAAGATCTAGGTGATGTGGTGGTCGCCCATGCTGTTTATTCTATTGGACATGAACCGCGTGAGATCATATTCTTCCGCGAAGGTGCTGTCGTATTTTGGAATTGTACAGAACTTGAAGCTAATAATGTTCTAGATTTTGTCAGGCC ATTTGAAATGGGGAGCTACCCAAACGAAGTAGTCAACAAGGAAAGAGAAGTGATGACATATGATCTTAAGATTTCATGCAGCTTCCCAtt GTGGTTCGTAAGCTGGGTGAGCTTTTCTCTCTCCGTCACCAGCTGTGCTTGGAGTCAGACCTGTTGGATACACTGGACTTCTACTGGGAAGAGGAAAGGCTCGAGCGCCTCTACTCACACACAGTCGCATACTTCACCATACCAAGACGTACACGG GTGTTGA
- the LOC133319898 gene encoding required for meiotic nuclear division protein 1 homolog isoform X2, with protein sequence MSVLITKIFTSSLRQQVSRSYSNDTILPTSMALDNTSLPLKKKTVHKKTLLEDVSHKEGHYLTLAYATANNYDLKALREGLVNQKLYEPETLKSQDLGDVVVAHAVYSIGHEPREIIFFREGAVVFWNCTELEANNVLDFVRPFEMGSYPNEVVNKEREVMTYDLKISCSFPLWFVSWVSFSLSVTSCAWSQTCWIHWTSTGKRKGSSASTHTQSHTSPYQDVHGC encoded by the exons ATGAGTGTGTtgataactaaaatttttacgtCGTCTTTGAG ACAACAAGTTTCTCGAAGCTATTCTAATGACACGATACTACCAACGTCTATGGCTTTGGACAATACAAGTTTGCcattgaaaaagaaaactgtccacaaaaaaacattactcgAAGATGTGTCGCACAAAGAAGGCcattatttaactttagcATACGCCACAGCAAATAATTACGATTTGAAAGCTTTAAGAGAAGGACTGGTTAATCAGAAGTTATATGAACCAGAAAC tttaaaatcCCAAGATCTAGGTGATGTGGTGGTCGCCCATGCTGTTTATTCTATTGGACATGAACCGCGTGAGATCATATTCTTCCGCGAAGGTGCTGTCGTATTTTGGAATTGTACAGAACTTGAAGCTAATAATGTTCTAGATTTTGTCAGGCC ATTTGAAATGGGGAGCTACCCAAACGAAGTAGTCAACAAGGAAAGAGAAGTGATGACATATGATCTTAAGATTTCATGCAGCTTCCCAtt GTGGTTCGTAAGCTGGGTGAGCTTTTCTCTCTCCGTCACCAGCTGTGCTTGGAGTCAGACCTGTTGGATACACTGGACTTCTACTGGGAAGAGGAAAGGCTCGAGCGCCTCTACTCACACACAGTCGCATACTTCACCATACCAAGACGTACACGG GTGTTGA
- the LOC133319962 gene encoding uncharacterized protein LOC133319962, translating into MSSDEEIYIAPPPNLFSRPSTSKCMPEVIVIDSDSDPESEPPKLAKKEEFTSRVLRSRHTKKPIPPLLPISLIKKKPKRPKPQPKTEVETVQPIKEEENSAEDAHISKYLVIKELKLRKGPLKLFVDIDPQLKGKWYLASLDSEAEAAGINVRPDSFLEGTGLLLWCKAEESTLVSAQGKMELTPPEVRCPHGLYICEMVDAVPRVRDKVLVNHIKNIEAIACCKLTLVLFGYKEYFRAACKRYPVVTGIDIETAIRDLRISTKRDAFIIDEPSELVMTVLTFNKGLTSLYKYEPMNAISENAEFFMKEFNRRCVPVDDDGVGLARLWQQMVSVLPLTSLESARAVCAKYKSLRSLYEALFTRRVLSRLLLSTRPGRYSQGDVLKNSARRWRRDLRLF; encoded by the exons ATGTCTTCAGATGAGGAAATTTATATTGCGCCGCCACCGAACTTGTTTTCTAGGCCCTCTACTTCAAAGTGTATGCCAGAAGTTATag TCATCGACTCAGATTCAGATCCAGAATCAGAACCACCAAAACTTGCCAAGAAAGAAGAGTTTACAAGTCGAGTACTCCGTTCAA GGCATACAAAAAAACCCATACCTCCACTTCTTCCAATTTcacttataaagaaaaaacccAAACGTCCAAAACCC CAGCCCAAAACAGAAGTAGAAACTGTTCAACCTATTAAAGAGGAAGAAAACTCTGCAGAG GATGCACATATCAGTAAATATCTGGTGATCAAGGAGCTCAAACTGAGGAAGGGACCGTTGAAG CTCTTCGTTGATATAGATCCGCAGCTCAAGGGCAAATGGTATCTGGCCAGTCTGGACAGTGAGGCGGAGGCTGCGGGTATTAACGTGCGACCCGACTCGTTTCTAGAAGGGACCGGGCTTCTGCTGTGGTGCAAGGCAGAGGAGAGTACACTTGTTAGTGCACAAGGAAAG ATGGAGCTGACTCCCCCCGAGGTCCGCTGTCCCCATGGACTGTATATCTGTGAGATGGTGGATGCGGTGCCGCGGGTGAGAGATAAAGTGTTGGTCAATCACATCAAGAATATAGAAGCTATTGCCTGCTGTAAACTAACCCTTGTATTGTTTggatataaagaatattttag aGCTGCTTGCAAAAGGTATCCTGTAGTAACAGGCATTGATATTGAGACAGCCATAAGAG ATTTAAGAATCAGCACCAAACGTGATGCTTTCATTATTGATGAACCAAGTGAGTTGGTGATGACAGTACTCACATTCAATAAGGGATTAACATCTCTTTACAA ATATGAGCCTATGAATGCTATTAGTGAGAATGCAGAGTTCTTTATGAAGGAATTTAACAGGAGATGTGTTCCGGTTGATGATGATG GTGTTGGTCTTGCTCGTCTATGGCAGCAGATGGTATCAGTCCTGCCTCTTACAAGTTTGGAATCTGCTAGAGCTGTGTGTGCCAAATACAAATCACTAAGGAGCTTATACGAG GCTCTTTTCACCCGACGGGTTTTAAGTCGATTGCTTCTATCAACGCGCCCCGGACGATACTCTCAGGGAGACGTGTTAAAAAACTCGGCCCGGAGATGGCGGAGAGACTTAAGACTCTTCTGA